GCTGTTGCTGTTGCTGCTGCTGTTGTTGCCAACTTTCACTGGAGTAAATAAAAATACGTGTGAAGAAGCTTAACAAACAACACAGAGAGAAACACATACTCATAGGTTTCACATATGTTTCGGTTTTGAAACTGGAAAAAGTCTCTAAATGCGAATGAAGAATGACTACCTCTCTGAAGATGTCACGTTTCTAGCGCGCAGGACTTGATCTAGTTTGAAATTTGGTTTCTCCCTCCTACTGTTTGGTTCCTGTCAACGCAAAGAGAGATAAGAGAATGTTACTAATAATTATAGAGCTGCGAGCTGGGATTGAGGTTTTGCATTACCGTTATGTTCATCCTGTTAAATAACTGTGAGCAGTTTGAGACATCGCTGTTGCGTGGTGAGGTTGACAGCACAGAGGAGTTCTTCAGGAACCGGTGTTCTAGCAACACAGATGCGGTTGGTCTCTCCGCCGGGTTTCTCTGGAAACATAATCTTAGAAAGTCTTTACCCTCTGCTGACATCGTTTCAGGTACTGGTGGGCTATCTCTCATGACCTTGAACATAGCTGCTGCCTATGATTAGGCAAACAGTTTTAGAGATCAGGAGCAAATCTATCTTTAGTGTAACAACGCATATGTGTGTGTATGCTTACCCCTTCAAACTCACTCCACGGAGGCTTCCCAGTGAACATCTCAATATATCAACAGCAAAAGCGAGATCTGGGTTGCTATCTCTTTGCATCACGGCTTGCATGAGCTGTGTGGTTAAGAGAATATATTAGTAAGGTTTATAGTGTATTTTGATAGAACAAAAGAGTACCTCTGGTGCCATCCAATACGGGCTTCCCTTTAATGAGAGATCAGCTCTTTGCCCAGTAAGCTGAAGAAAAAATAACAACGTCAATCATTATCAAACTTGTTTAGTCAACATTTGAATACTAGAGAGAATATAGAACTCACATGTTTAGCCATGCCGAAGTCAGCCAGCTTAACAACACCAGAGGCGTCAACAAGGAGATTAGCACCTTTGATATCCCTGAAGAACATTCAATAAATAAAATGAGGGAAATCAATACGCTTAAATAAAGCTTGAGCATCTTGAAACATAATGACCAAGATTGAGTTTACCTGTGTACAGTCTTTTTGCTGTGCAAATAAGCCAGGCCGGACAAGATATGACGAGTAAAATTGCGAACAACAGACTCGGACATGGTACCGCCGCAATGGTCTTGGATATATTTGTTGATTGAACCGGGATGAACATATTCCAGGTATATAAAGAAACGATCATCTACCTGTTACATACCAAGAATTACTCAAACAGCAGCCTCCATAGTTAGATGATATGAATGTAAAGAGAGGATATATATATATATAAATATACTCACAATCTCACTACCGAAGGAGTGCACAATGTTTGGATGTTGAAGGTTACTGAGAAGTTTGATTTCCTGAAGCAAAAACAAGAAATGATATAGACTCATTGAGAGCAGGTAGTCTGAGATGGAGCTTACCTGCTCTAATTGCGATTTGGGATCATCAGGAAACAACTCAACTTCCTTCATCGCACACAAAGCTCCATTTTCACTGTTGGTGGCGACGTAAACACTTCCAAAAGTACCACGACCTATAAGCTTCCAGACTTGATTGCGCAAATAGAGAAAAGGACTTAGTCTGCCTTGGAGGAACTCATGTAGGGAGTCGCTGGAGCACTCATCGTTGGAGAGCTAAACTCTTGATTCTCCGACCCTCTCCTCCTCGAGTCACGTGCAACGCCATTGGTGGTGAGAGGAGGACCAGAGGTGGTGCGATCTGGAACTAACCTAACGGTAACGGCAACGGCAACGGTAAAGGCACGGCGGCGGGGGAAGAGGTTGACGCACCGCCGCCGCCTTCTCCTCCCAAGACGTCGTCGTCCGTCAAGTGACGGAGCTTCCTCTGGCGCGTGAGCCTCCCGCGGTTGAAACGAAAGAAGCGGCGATGGAAACGATCCCGATCCAGGTCTCGATCGGGCGATTCAGAGTAAGAAGCCATCCGGTTTGAGCGAGATTTGCTGAACCCAACGCATTGCGACAAATCATGGTATCGAAAATTCAAAATAAAAAATAAAAATAACTCTCTCTCTCTCTCTCTCTCGGTTAGAATCGACCTGAAAGACGGAGATGGCGATGAGCATCCATGGAAACTAGCCCAACGGGTTTAACAGAATAAAAAAATACTAACAAACACACGAAAGGATGTTTGAGATAATGGAAACTATATGAGCAGCGGTTGGGTTTGAGTTTTTGTTTTTCTAATTCGGTTTTCTCTTGGTCTTTTCCACTGAAACCAATTACGGTCTAGTTTTTATTTAGTTTGTATTCATATTCTATTTCATGCCATCATCCAAATTTAAAAGTGTTAAAAGTCTAGATGTCACCAAAATGTAAAAAGTGTTTTTTTTTTTGAGGCCAGAAAATGTCAATTTGTAAATAGACAGGCGTAGAGCCGACTCCAATGTAAAACCGTACGGTACGTATCTCCAGGCATTGACTTTAACTTCAAACCTGATTTAGTCCAACTTAACCTTTACTTTTTCAACTAAAGACTACTCACTTTTATACATATATTGATTTCGTCAACTACTCTCTATGTTTATTTCTAGTTTATTTGATCTCTATGATTTCCTAATGCACTATATCATTATATTTTAATAAATGGGAAGAAATTTTATTTTAAAAAGGAGCACATAGCAAGATCTGTCAAAGCTCGAGGGAATAAACCCAATACGGTGAACCCTGGTTCGAACTTCGCTGGCCACACGGATATGGACTATTGCTTTCGGCTCATTTGAATGTCCAGGAGAAGGTCTATCCGTGGACTGTACCTCCACCCGAAAATTAGGTATGTGTCTTTAATAGATCCGGGTTTAACTTTTTTTTATTAAAAAAAAAAAAAAAAATCAGTCAAAGCTAAAAAAAAGATATAGACCAACTTGGTTGGGTAAAAAGTTTTATATCTGACCGTAAACTGGAGAGCTATCTGAATTTGATTACAGGTCAACAACGTTTGTTGCATTGATTCCATAAACAAGTCAGTGGTCAAAGAAACCCACAATATACGTGGCTAAACTTTCTGGTCATAACAAGCGACACGTGCTACTCTTAGGTCCCAGTTCCCACTGTTATGGACCAAGTCGTTTGTTCTTGTTTCAGTGTTCACGACCCATTACGTTTTTCCTCATTATTGTTATTATTACCAACTAATCTAAAATCCGTCTAACCGCAACAAGAGGGTTTAGGGTTCTCTCACTTAAAAGTGTTTCTACAGTAAGAGTTGTTCTAACAATTGCTTCTTTCCTTCTAAAGTTTCCACAAATTAGGACAGAAACTTCAGAGAGTGACATCATACCTTCCCAAGGACTGCTCTTATGCTTGCTTGAATAGCTTCTGCTTCTTTCACCGGGTTATGGCAACAATCTTACACACAGCCAAGGTTTCATTCTTTCTCAACAGCTTCAGCGATGGATGGAATATAACTTCAGGCATTAACATTTTGTCCTTGATGTCGCATTCGTGAAAATTCCTTATACTACATTCGTGAAACTATATATAGTACTCTACTCCAATGTATAAGGTACTCCAGAGGTAAGAAAAAAACACACAAACGTATTGAATAACTCATTAGTTAGTCCATATTTCATTGGAACACTAACATTTTTTTTTTGAAAATCATTAGAACACTAACATTACTATCATGTAAAAGTAAGAGATCTCTCTTCACATGATTTAGCTAATGACACTACAAAAGCAATGCAAATTTACTGTCAATGAAAAAAAAACACAGTACTATGACATGTTCAAATTTCTAGAACAAAATTTCCGTTTCAAAATAAGTGTCGTTTTATGATTTAAATGCAAAATTTATTAATAAAATTATCCTATTTATTTTTCTATTTATTGAAATATGATTATGTATGTATAAAATTAAATATTTTTTTAATCTGTAGATATAAAACTAAAACAACAAATAAAACAAAACGGGGAATACAATATACACCAGTATGATAAACAAATTAAATTAAATTATTAGTGATGAAATGAAACACACAACCATGTGCAACATTAGACTTGTGTTGAACATAACGAAGCACTTTAATTCCATATCCAGTTGGCATGTGACCATGACTATCTACTGTATTTTTTTTGCAAGTGTAGCTTAAAACTATATCATTGCTTAAATATATTAGTTGCATCATTCAGTAATGAAAATTGCAGTGAATTTGTATATAAAATGGGAGAAAATAAAAGAAACTGTTGTGTTAGACTGTTAGTATTTAGTGGGGCTGACTTTTTCAGTAACTGTTTAAGATTTCGTATCAGTTTGAGATTAGAGGAAATTATTGATTTATTATCTCGAGACCAAGACAGCAGTTCAATGCAAATTAGTCATACATAATTAAATCAGACAACACTGTAATTACGCACGCGGTTGCTTATAATTAACACCAAAAAAAATAATTATGATATCTGACGGTTGTAGACCTTCCTCTCTTGTAATCTCAATGGCTATAGTTTATTGCATGTACCCGCCAGTATAAAATATCGTCTCTGTGATCCAAAAAGCTTCTTCTCTTTCCGTTTTCTTTCTTGATCTTTATTGTTTTATCTTCTATTTATAAATCTTGGGCCATAGTGAAGAATAAATCAGAGGTTGGATCAACAACGTGGGTTTGTGGGTTTTCTCAGAAACCTTGAATAACTTCTTATTCACTCTTCCTATATCTCAAGGATCATGTGATCAGGAGATAAAATGAAAGAGATACGAAGCTAGTTAAAAGAAGAAACATTGTGAAAAGTTTATTTGAGGTAATTCTGATTTTTCCCCTTTTTTGATAGATGATTTGATTCAGTTAATATCTGATTGACATGGATTGATATTGACAGATTTTTACATCATTTATGATGATATATATTTTGTTTTCTTTTGGAACATGATGATCTTCTCCTTTAAAATACTGGAAAAAAATGAAAGTTTCTCTACTCCCAAACAGATCTGTAATTGAAAAAAGCTTTTGAAAGTCGTACGGTCGCCATCATCTTGATTAATTCAGGTTTGTAACAAGTTCTTGTTTTTTATCTATTCAAAATGAAAGTGCGTATAATTTACCATTAGTTTCTTTTAAGAAACTTGTGATCTCTTTGATTCACTATTCTATTACTCTTACTAAACATTTCTGTAAGCACGAATCACGATATCATATTTTCTTTGTCAATGTTATCCTCTAATGACTGTGACACGAAGCTTCCTTGATGCATTTACTTTCACAATCCCTATTTTCGAAATACAGACTTTTTATTTAATTAATCAAAGATATTGATTATTTTCTTCTTCTAGGCTTTTCAAGAAAGAGAGACAAACATGGCGTCTTCAAGCTCAAGCTCACCATGTGCAGCTTGTAAATTCCTTAGGAGAAAATGCACACAAGAATGTGTATTCGCTCCATATTTCCCACCAGACCAACCTCACAAATTCGCATACGTTCACAAAATATTCGGAGCAAGTAACGTCGCTAAGCTTCTCAACGACCTCGCCTCTAACCAAAGAGAAGACGCCGTTAACTCTCTTTTCTATGAAGCCGAAGCTCGACTTCGCGACCCGGTTTACGGTTGCGTCGGTTTAATCTCAATCCTTCAACATCGCCTTAAACAGCTTCAACACGATCTTGACAACGCCAAGAAAGAACTCGCTGCTTACGCTGCTCCTAATGCTATGCTTCCTATGCATCATCCTCAACCGCATTTTATGTCTCTACCGCCGCAACCGCAGCGACCGTCTTCTGCTTCTTCTTCAGCGTCTGTGCTGACTCAGCAGCAGCAGCATCATAACTTGTTGCCAGTGTTGGCTATTCCAACTGAGCAACTACTGTACCATCAGCAACATATTTTCGAGGCTCAGCAATTAGCAGCGGTTAATTCGGTTTCCAGAGACCAACTAAATGAAATGTTTAGAGCGTACGGAGGAGGAAGTAATAGTCCACATCATCACCATAACCAACCTCAATTTGATATTTTGAGGTTCAATAGTGGATTTGGCTCTGTACCGACGGGTTCGGTTACAGTAACCGGGTTTAATCAATTAAGCTCCAGCGGTACAACCATAACCGGAATGTCACCGTCTTTGGCTCTTGGTGATAGCTTTGTTGATAGTCCTTCAACTAATGATAATTATCATAGGGATCAACAATTACAACATCAACAATCTTCTCAACCGCTACCGCTTCAAACGCAGGAGACTCAGACGCGTCCGAATTCAAAGAGCGAGGAGGGTAGAGGGAATATCATTGGTTCATCTCGGTAATTAACCAAAAAATAAAAAGAGATTAAAAATAATAATACGGCCTTTGACCTTCTCGCTTGCTCAGTAACCTCAGTTAAAGGTACGTGGAAACAAAATAGTTCGAATGTTAATTTTCCAACTATTAATATTTAGGGTTCCTATTTTATCTTCTCTGCATCTTTGATTGATCGTTAATTCGTTATGGTATAGTACAGTTACAGTGGTACATAAGAGGTTTCGCTTTATGTATGCAACATTTAATGAAATAGCCTTGTCATTTCTTCAATAACTCTTCTTGTACTTCTAGCCTTTATAGCTCATTTTAATAAAACTTCCTTTTTGTTAGATTCCTTGAACAATAATGCATTAATTAACCTAGTTATTAAACCTTTATAAAATTCATGGTGGGACGCCAAATCATTTCACCGATTATTTACGACAGTATTTTTTTCGTTTCATAATACTCCAGTTTTTAAAAAATTGCATATTCTATACTTTTCATATATATTAAGAAAACTCATTAAATATGCATTATTTTTTATGAATAACAATTTTTCATAATTTTTACCCAATAGAAATTCAATAAACACCATTAATTTTTTTGAAACTTACAATTTTTCACAAAATCATACATTAAAAAAGTAAAAATGTATCTTTTTGAAACAATTTTTTTTCCAGAACATACATCTTTTAGGAACAGAGGGAGTATATGATATCTATGGGCCTCTTGGTGATTCCCGTTGGCCATCCGCAAGAAAATTCGAATTTCTATGGACCTCTTGATAATTAGTATTTGGACCTAGAAAGCTTTTGGAATCACACCAAGGTTATCAAAAACATATATATATATATATATATATGATATCTTATAAATTCTTTTTTTTTGAGAAATGTTTAATAACGTTTTTGATATTCCAAATTATAAAATGTTCTTAGATTTTTTGGTTAAAACTGTTCAATGATTTTAATATATTTTAATAAAATATTTTTAGTGATAACATCTTACATTACGAAATAGATTGAATATTGTAGTAATTTGCAACATATATTAGCTTTCCTCTACCTAACAGAGATAATTTGTGTAGCTTAAGGAGGTGTTATTGGTTTATATATTTTGATTGATTTAGAAATCCATATAGTATTTATAAATCCAAGTAAAATATACAAATCCGGAGGTTTTTCCTCGGATTTGAGTCTTTGTATTTTTAACTAAAAAATCTAAACAAATCCATTCAAATCCATTATTAAATCAAATATATTAGTAAATCCGTACAATTGAATAACACTTAATTTGATATAGAATTTATTAATCATTAAACCAATAACACATGATTTTAATACAGATTTGAAAATCATAGAACCAATAACACTAGATTTANTAAAAAAAAAAAAAAAAAAAGAGTCTAAAGATTTGCTTACACCTTTCTGTCTGAAAATATTTTAAGGGTTTCTCATTACACATACAATTTATTCGTCCATGAATTAGCATCGGTACATCGATCAACTTCTTTTAGTATTAATTATATTATCGTTTCTTGAATTTTTTTCTTAGATCCATTGCTTTTATTTTAACTTATTTCCTCGACTTTTCGTGCAGTTGGAAAGTCTGACTTTGCTCAAGGCATTTAATGAGTTTTTCTTCCTTTCTACTTCTGTCGCATGTCCAACAGCAAAAAGACACTCAACATATAAAGGTCAAACGACACACAAAAAGTCGGCGATATTTGGTTGATTTTTTTTGTTGAAGAGTATAACCCCTAAAGGCTCGTATCAAATTGAACAAAAGATCTCCACTCCATCTCTCTCCCCTCTCGTTTTCAGTATGGAAACATATATTATTTTAAATTTTGATATTTCTTTGGGTTCAAGTGAAAACGCGAGAGATATTAATATTTTTGTAGATATTGATGTTACGAGCAGGGTCACTTGGCAGTGATTTATCACAGTCAAACCAGACTATGGAATCACCCAGCTTTGTTTCCCCAATGCTGATATGTGTTATATTTGAAATTCCTTTTTAACTTGGTTACACAATTTTTGATATTACTCTTTTTTCCAAATCTTCTCACAAGTGATACCTTGGAATTTTTATACGATTATTATAATTTATTATATGCATATTAATTGCAACAAAGAAAAAATAATATAATTTGATAAATATCATGATGACTACAAAAACTCTACAACATTTTTGAAGAGTGTGTTATACACTTATTATACTTACATGTAAACGCATATACTAATCATTAAGTAGAAGAAGTTGAAGTAGTTTAGTGTGAATGCTTGGCAAGTAAGATTGTGTTTGGTCATTTACCAACACTCTTTGACCAACCATAAATTTAATCTTGGCTTAGCATTTTCCTCTTCAATACTAGTACTTTTTATGTTTATATATATATATTTATTTATTTATATATACATACCCCCCTTAATTAAGACTCAACAGAACATGGTCCGATTTCTCACTTCTTCGAGAAAAAATAATATATACTGGTCACTTTTTTGGCGGTTTATTTGATATTCTCATTATTCTATATAAAACTTTAATATTATTTAATTTGTGATCAATTACATAATAGTACATTTTTATTGGCTGAATTAATTTTGTTTAATAATATTTCATATGATCAAGATAAATTAGATAAAATTACACCTTATCAACTAAAAATAAAACAGAGAGAATATACCAGGCTATAAAACACTTGCAAGCATAATACACCGTAAAATAAATCTTAATTAAAGTATTAACTAACTTTCATCCACCTCATTTGACCAGCATGCATGATCATATAAATCGTTAGAGATTTGTATGTGGGTGAGCTGTAAATATTTTTATCTGATGGTTCATGAGAAACATGAATATTTAACGTTGATCATATAAATCGGCAGAGATATGTACGTGGGTGAGTTATATATATATACCTGATGGTTCATGATAGGCCCGGGCATTCAGGTACCTTTTCGGATATATATACTATCCATTCGGGTATCGGTTTTTTTTATTTAAAAAAATGGTCTTATTCAGGTATTATAAAAAACCGGGTCGGGTTCGAGTCGGATCCTCCCGGATCCGGATGGGTTCGGGTTTTATCCGAAGTAGCCAAACTATTCGATTCGATTCAAGTATTTTATATCCAATTACTCAAACTTATCCAAATAACTTAAAACCCAAAAATACTCAATTTATATATCGAATTGGTTATTTTTTGTCTAAAATAACCATATACATAATGTTATTTGAGTATTTTAATCCAAAACATCTATTTTATCTATAAATATCTAAAGTAACTAATATATTTGATTTATAATTTTAATTTTAGGTATTAATACTATTATAAATATAATTTAAAATAATATTGTATATATTTATTTATATGTTTGGATATATTCGGATATTCGTTTGGCTCTTGGTACGGGTCAAGTTCGGTTTTGGTTTTTCGGGTTTTAGAAAAATGGTCTCATTCAGATATTTAGGCAGGATCCGACCCGTGTACTCTATTTTCCGGGTCAGGTAAATACTTCGGATATGGATATTATGCCCAACCAGTTCATGAGAAACATGGATACTTAATGTGCATGTGCATATAATATTATATTAATGTTACCAGTAGGATGCTTAGTATAAAGAGAAGGTGGTGAAACTGATGAACATGGCCATTAAATTAAGCACTGAACTATTAGTTGCGCACTTGCCCATAAACCCAAATACTACTCCTTTTTATTATCTTAAATAAATTATACTCCTACTGTATACATTTCTCTCTCTAACACTAGTCACTTCTGTACGTTTTGGTACTCTTTAACAAATTAAATGGCTCGTGTAGAAATAATTTCATTTCCAACTAGGTCAATCCAACAACCAATTTAAATTTAATACGACCGTCCTTGATGAATTATAATTCAAGTGTCTATATTTATATGGACCGACAAAATCAATAACCTAAAGTGTTGACTGCATGCCAATGCTATGCTATGTATCCAGTCAAATAATTCATGGTACAATTAAACTGGTGTTTGTGATATATTTAAAGGGCCAAATATTTTTGATGACAAGTAGAGAGGCGCATCAAACTTTTTCGCAAGTCGAGATTTTAAACAATCAATTTATCTATCTATAATAATAAAGTCGAAGAGAATCTCTCTACAATGCGCCACATCATCCTTCCTATCTCCATTTTGCGACACGTGTCGAACAAATAGAGAGTTTTTTTTTCTTCCAATTCATAGAGTTTTTTTTTCTTTGGTGTTTCTGGCTCGTGGATTAGCTGGATTTTCTGATTATTTATTGGGATTTTCTATTTATTTATTGGCCCATACTTTAATATATGCGGCCCGTTTGTGTTTAGAGTTAGGTGTGCCATCTTCAGCTGATCGACGCCGTCACCTTCCATCGTCCCCGACTGCATTTTCATGTAACGTCTTCGCTTTCACTTAAAATCAAGGTTTAATTCAGTCATCAAGCTTCATCCCACCTTTCTTCCCACTCTATCTCATTTATTCTCATTAACAAGCGGCGTTTGTAACAGATCCAAGACTGAGCTATAAATAAGTGTTTTGGAGCGATGAAGATATGCACCATTGAGATATCTCATAGCTTAAGCAATCCGACGGACGCCTTCAGATATGTCGTCTTCCTATGTTCTTCTCGCCAACTTGAGCGCAGACTGATGCTCAAACACGGCGGAGGTGCGTCTTCTGAGGTTCTTGGAACATAATTTCCATTTTTTCTTGCATTAATCAATGGCTTCGTACAAACATAAGTTAACCGGTATGTAGGGAAAGTAATCTATGATTCCTGATTACACAAAATTAATATGGGGT
This genomic interval from Brassica oleracea var. oleracea cultivar TO1000 chromosome C2, BOL, whole genome shotgun sequence contains the following:
- the LOC106326277 gene encoding LOB domain-containing protein 36-like — protein: MASSSSSSPCAACKFLRRKCTQECVFAPYFPPDQPHKFAYVHKIFGASNVAKLLNDLASNQREDAVNSLFYEAEARLRDPVYGCVGLISILQHRLKQLQHDLDNAKKELAAYAAPNAMLPMHHPQPHFMSLPPQPQRPSSASSSASVLTQQQQHHNLLPVLAIPTEQLLYHQQHIFEAQQLAAVNSVSRDQLNEMFRAYGGGSNSPHHHHNQPQFDILRFNSGFGSVPTGSVTVTGFNQLSSSGTTITGMSPSLALGDSFVDSPSTNDNYHRDQQLQHQQSSQPLPLQTQETQTRPNSKSEEGRGNIIGSSR